The following coding sequences are from one Maniola hyperantus chromosome 7, iAphHyp1.2, whole genome shotgun sequence window:
- the LOC117983505 gene encoding chitinase-3-like protein 1 isoform X1, protein MTKLILFVLCVISVTCYVAAKDKVVVCYYGTWATYRNGNGKFDVENINTDLCTHLVYTFIGITEQGYAKSLDPWLDLEDNWGRGNFKKFNALKQYKPNLKTLLAVGGWNEGSAKYSVMAASSTLRQNFIRSTLEMVRTHGFDGLDLDWEYPNRRDSVHGKADIDNFTQLTKELRAEFDKYGLLLTAAVSAVGSVAVLSYDIPAFTQYVDLVNLMTYDMYGAWDSVTGHNAPLHKGQGDENVPKENVFTVDVALEYWLQQGCPPEKLVLGLPLYGRTFQLSNANNNGVRAPASGAGIAGPWTATNGLIGYNEFCQKLKTESWDLRYDSLAKVPYAVQGRNWVSYDDPSSIAIKIEHALQYNIAGAMIWSIETDDFRGLCAGDFPMLRAINEALGKYSGQQQTTTTTSSSAITTTTSRPSQTTTTTTSRPSQTTTTTTSRPSQTTTTSTTTTSAPTLAPSTSAPSASVCQTEGFNINPEDCHSFYVCIRGGFGDLVPHLFYCPGNLHWDPQFTVCNYSDQANCKN, encoded by the exons ATGactaaattgattttatttgtaCTCTGTGTTATATCTGTGACTTGCTATGTGGCTGCAAAAGATA AGGTAGTCGTATGTTACTATGGAACGTGGGCAACATACAGAAACGGTAACGGAAAATTTGACGTTGAAAATATCAATACCGACCTTTGCACACACTTGGTTTACACCTTCATTGGTATAACTGAACAAGGGTATGCTAAATCTTTGGACCCCTGGCTCGACCTTGAAGACAATTGGGGAAGag GTAACTTCAAAAAATTCAACGCCCTAAAACAGTACAAGCCAAATCTTAAAACACTGCTCGCTGTGGGAGGATGGAATGAAGGATCAGCTAAGTATTCAGTG ATGGCAGCAAGTTCAACACTACGACAGAACTTCATTAGAAGCACCCTGGAAATGGTTCGAACACACGGCTTTGATGGGTTAGACTTAGATTGGGAATATCCCAATCGTCGTGACTCCGTCCACGGGAAAGCCGATATCGATAACTTCACTCAGCTCACGAAGGAACTTCGGGCAGAGTTTGACAAATATGGACTGCTGTTGACTGCTGCAGTTTCCGCCGTAGGAAGTGTGGCAGTTTTGTCTTATGATATACCAGCATTTACACA GTACGTTGATCTTGTAAACTTAATGACATACGACATGTATGGTGCATGGGACTCGGTGACTGGACATAACGCTCCCCTGCACAAGGGTCAAGGGGACGAAAACGTTCCGAAGGAGAATGTCTTCACAGTTGACGTGGCTTTGGAGTATTGGCTTCAACAAG GATGCCCTCCAGAAAAGTTGGTGCTAGGATTACCACTATACGGTCGCACGTTTCAACTGTCGAATGCTAACAACAACGGTGTTCGTGCGCCAGCAAGTGGCGCTGGAATCGCAGGCCCCTGGACTGCCACCAACGGTCTCATCGGATATAACGAG TTTTGCCAGAAGCTCAAAACGGAATCTTGGGATTTACGTTACGATAGCTTAGCAAAAGTTCCCTACGCCGTTCAAGGTCGAAATTGGGTTTCCTACGACGACCCAAGCTCCATAGCCATCAAAATTGAACATGCTCTACAATATAACATAGCTGGAGCTATGATATGGAGTATAGAGACTGATGATTTCCGTGGACTTTGCGCTGGAGACTTTCCTATGCTCAGAGCTATCAACGAAGCACTGGGAAAGTATTCTGGGCAGCAGCAAACGACTACTACCACCAGTTCCAGTGCAATAACGACAACTACTTCTCGGCCTTCACAAACTACAACGACAACTACTTCTAGGCCTTCACAAACTACAACGACAACTACTTCTCGGCCTTCACAAACTACAACGACTTCTACTACAACTACCTCTGCACCTACGTTAGCCCCATCCACCTCGG CACCATCGGCATCAGTTTGCCAAACGGAAGGTTTCAACATTAATCCCGAGGACTGCCACAGTTTCTACGTATGCATTCGCGGTGGATTCGGAGATTTAGTGCCGCACCTATTCTATTGCCCAGGAAATCTTCATTGGGATCCACAGTTCACAGTTTGTAATTACTCTGACCAAGCAAATTGTAAAAACtga
- the LOC117983505 gene encoding chitinase-3-like protein 1 isoform X2, with amino-acid sequence MTKLILFVLCVISVTCYVAAKDKVVVCYYGTWATYRNGNGKFDVENINTDLCTHLVYTFIGITEQGYAKSLDPWLDLEDNWGRGNFKKFNALKQYKPNLKTLLAVGGWNEGSAKYSVMAASSTLRQNFIRSTLEMVRTHGFDGLDLDWEYPNRRDSVHGKADIDNFTQLTKELRAEFDKYGLLLTAAVSAVGSVAVLSYDIPAFTQYVDLVNLMTYDMYGAWDSVTGHNAPLHKGQGDENVPKENVFTVDVALEYWLQQGCPPEKLVLGLPLYGRTFQLSNANNNGVRAPASGAGIAGPWTATNGLIGYNEFCQKLKTESWDLRYDSLAKVPYAVQGRNWVSYDDPSSIAIKIEHALQYNIAGAMIWSIETDDFRGLCAGDFPMLRAINEALGKYSGQQQTTTTTSSSAITTTTSRPSQTTTTTTSRPSQTTTTSTTTTSAPTLAPSTSAPSASVCQTEGFNINPEDCHSFYVCIRGGFGDLVPHLFYCPGNLHWDPQFTVCNYSDQANCKN; translated from the exons ATGactaaattgattttatttgtaCTCTGTGTTATATCTGTGACTTGCTATGTGGCTGCAAAAGATA AGGTAGTCGTATGTTACTATGGAACGTGGGCAACATACAGAAACGGTAACGGAAAATTTGACGTTGAAAATATCAATACCGACCTTTGCACACACTTGGTTTACACCTTCATTGGTATAACTGAACAAGGGTATGCTAAATCTTTGGACCCCTGGCTCGACCTTGAAGACAATTGGGGAAGag GTAACTTCAAAAAATTCAACGCCCTAAAACAGTACAAGCCAAATCTTAAAACACTGCTCGCTGTGGGAGGATGGAATGAAGGATCAGCTAAGTATTCAGTG ATGGCAGCAAGTTCAACACTACGACAGAACTTCATTAGAAGCACCCTGGAAATGGTTCGAACACACGGCTTTGATGGGTTAGACTTAGATTGGGAATATCCCAATCGTCGTGACTCCGTCCACGGGAAAGCCGATATCGATAACTTCACTCAGCTCACGAAGGAACTTCGGGCAGAGTTTGACAAATATGGACTGCTGTTGACTGCTGCAGTTTCCGCCGTAGGAAGTGTGGCAGTTTTGTCTTATGATATACCAGCATTTACACA GTACGTTGATCTTGTAAACTTAATGACATACGACATGTATGGTGCATGGGACTCGGTGACTGGACATAACGCTCCCCTGCACAAGGGTCAAGGGGACGAAAACGTTCCGAAGGAGAATGTCTTCACAGTTGACGTGGCTTTGGAGTATTGGCTTCAACAAG GATGCCCTCCAGAAAAGTTGGTGCTAGGATTACCACTATACGGTCGCACGTTTCAACTGTCGAATGCTAACAACAACGGTGTTCGTGCGCCAGCAAGTGGCGCTGGAATCGCAGGCCCCTGGACTGCCACCAACGGTCTCATCGGATATAACGAG TTTTGCCAGAAGCTCAAAACGGAATCTTGGGATTTACGTTACGATAGCTTAGCAAAAGTTCCCTACGCCGTTCAAGGTCGAAATTGGGTTTCCTACGACGACCCAAGCTCCATAGCCATCAAAATTGAACATGCTCTACAATATAACATAGCTGGAGCTATGATATGGAGTATAGAGACTGATGATTTCCGTGGACTTTGCGCTGGAGACTTTCCTATGCTCAGAGCTATCAACGAAGCACTGGGAAAGTATTCTGGGCAGCAGCAAACGACTACTACCACCAGTTCCAGTGCAATAACGACAACTACTTCTCGGC CTTCACAAACTACAACGACAACTACTTCTCGGCCTTCACAAACTACAACGACTTCTACTACAACTACCTCTGCACCTACGTTAGCCCCATCCACCTCGG CACCATCGGCATCAGTTTGCCAAACGGAAGGTTTCAACATTAATCCCGAGGACTGCCACAGTTTCTACGTATGCATTCGCGGTGGATTCGGAGATTTAGTGCCGCACCTATTCTATTGCCCAGGAAATCTTCATTGGGATCCACAGTTCACAGTTTGTAATTACTCTGACCAAGCAAATTGTAAAAACtga